Proteins from a single region of Mucilaginibacter daejeonensis:
- a CDS encoding glycine-rich domain-containing protein encodes MTLKSMTTAEQALWDKIQNFQLDDEAHDLQFTDRLARENGWTKAYALRVIEEYRKFLFLCCVSTSGITPSDAVDQAWHLHLTYTRSYWVDLCRNTLDREIHHNPTQGGKKEADKFDGMYTDMFDLYTQKFGVPPPADIWPANEQRFSDIDFRRVNVGRYLPVNRHIITALKVVGMLTLAMIGLIVVPAYFPRIDKSLIAVLLIIACVLVFSKGDVSTNNNSGDSGDGGTSYDSHHGHHSDGHHGGDHGCSSGCSGCSASGCSGCGSGCGGD; translated from the coding sequence ATGACCTTGAAAAGCATGACCACGGCCGAACAAGCGCTTTGGGACAAGATCCAGAACTTCCAATTAGACGACGAGGCACATGACCTTCAATTCACTGACAGGCTGGCCCGGGAGAATGGCTGGACCAAAGCCTATGCCTTAAGGGTAATTGAAGAGTACCGTAAATTTCTTTTCCTTTGCTGCGTCTCGACCTCTGGCATCACCCCTTCAGATGCCGTGGATCAGGCCTGGCACTTACACCTCACCTACACCCGATCATACTGGGTAGACCTTTGCCGTAACACCCTTGATCGTGAGATCCATCACAATCCTACACAAGGCGGTAAAAAGGAGGCCGATAAGTTCGACGGCATGTACACTGATATGTTCGACCTGTATACCCAAAAATTCGGTGTGCCTCCACCGGCAGATATTTGGCCAGCCAATGAGCAACGCTTTTCAGACATCGATTTCAGGCGGGTGAACGTAGGGCGGTACTTACCTGTGAACAGGCATATCATCACCGCACTAAAAGTGGTAGGCATGCTCACATTAGCGATGATCGGCCTTATCGTTGTTCCGGCCTATTTCCCGCGGATCGATAAAAGTTTAATAGCGGTACTCCTGATCATTGCCTGCGTGTTGGTCTTCAGCAAAGGCGACGTCAGTACAAATAACAACAGCGGTGACAGCGGCGATGGAGGCACCAGTTACGATAGCCATCACGGTCATCACAGCGACGGCCATCACGGCGGGGATCATGGTTGCAGCAGCGGCTGCTCAGGCTGTTCGGCATCAGGTTGCAGCGGTTGTGGCAGTGGATGCGGAGGAGATTGA